The following proteins come from a genomic window of Helicobacter canadensis MIT 98-5491:
- the recG gene encoding ATP-dependent DNA helicase RecG, translated as MNLPTLLPLNIQKLGVKNFFDFCLKFTPKDYSNTILSPKLIANAQAVLEVEVLRYSSFKNARVLCYAPLLDKEIELMIFNAKTYHKSIFRVGERLIVSGKVQIQGSFISVIQPKVLKQTGKILPNFHAKGARVLLLQEFVGSLDLDLLSQVYPNIPLEILEALLLIFQPNLEFFVEYSKNRGFFGKNLEALKFVEIYEYMRQLQTKKVEFPSICALRGDFRQWQDSLPFKLTKGQEKAILEIASSLNSQKSARRVIVGDVGCGKTMVIFASVLIAYPKRSVLMVPTSILAKQIYNESQKYLPKNLKVALWTQGAKKGDLEQSDFVIGTHALLYQKIQNFALVMIDEQHRFGTAQRNTLERMFEKNQKRPHILQFSATPIPRTLAMIESEFLDFSFILDLPFKKDITSRVIAKADFKELIAHIQREISLQHQVLIIYPLVEESKAMDYVSLKEGEEFWRRHFSGVYVTHGKDKLKEEVLEEFRDKGNILLATTVVEVGISLPKLSTIVIVGAERLGLATLHQLRGRVSRNGLKGYCFLYSNQANNERLKRFCQIQSGFEVAQMDLEYRNSGDLLSGEQQSGKQFEWINLGSDEKVIELAKVALKKMNQENRQRN; from the coding sequence TTGAATCTGCCAACCCTGCTTCCGCTAAATATTCAAAAACTTGGTGTAAAAAACTTTTTTGATTTTTGTTTAAAATTTACCCCAAAAGATTATTCCAATACAATTTTATCGCCTAAATTAATCGCCAATGCTCAAGCAGTCTTAGAAGTTGAAGTTTTAAGATATTCTAGTTTTAAAAATGCAAGAGTATTGTGTTATGCCCCATTACTCGATAAAGAGATTGAGTTGATGATATTTAATGCTAAAACTTATCATAAGTCTATTTTTAGAGTTGGTGAGAGACTTATTGTAAGTGGAAAAGTGCAGATTCAAGGTAGTTTTATTAGTGTGATTCAGCCAAAAGTGCTTAAGCAAACAGGAAAGATTCTGCCAAATTTTCATGCTAAGGGTGCTAGAGTTTTGTTATTACAAGAGTTTGTGGGGAGTTTGGATTTAGACTTGCTTTCTCAAGTTTATCCTAATATTCCCTTAGAGATTTTAGAAGCATTACTGCTGATTTTTCAACCTAATTTAGAATTTTTTGTAGAGTATAGCAAGAATCGTGGATTTTTTGGAAAAAATTTAGAAGCATTGAAGTTTGTAGAAATTTATGAATATATGCGGCAATTGCAGACTAAGAAAGTTGAATTTCCAAGTATTTGTGCTTTGAGAGGAGATTTTAGGCAATGGCAAGATAGTTTGCCTTTTAAGCTTACTAAGGGACAGGAGAAAGCGATTTTGGAGATTGCTAGTTCATTGAATTCTCAAAAATCTGCAAGACGAGTTATTGTGGGTGATGTGGGTTGTGGCAAGACGATGGTGATTTTTGCTAGTGTGCTTATAGCTTACCCCAAAAGAAGTGTGTTAATGGTTCCAACTTCGATTTTAGCCAAGCAAATCTATAATGAAAGTCAAAAATATCTGCCCAAAAATCTTAAGGTGGCATTATGGACACAAGGGGCTAAAAAGGGGGATTTGGAGCAAAGTGATTTTGTGATAGGCACACACGCATTGCTTTATCAAAAAATACAAAATTTTGCTTTAGTGATGATTGATGAGCAGCATCGATTTGGGACGGCACAGCGGAATACTTTGGAGAGAATGTTTGAGAAAAATCAAAAAAGACCTCATATTTTACAATTTTCTGCAACTCCAATTCCTAGAACTTTGGCAATGATTGAATCAGAATTCTTGGATTTTAGCTTTATTTTGGATTTACCTTTTAAAAAAGACATTACTTCAAGGGTGATAGCTAAAGCGGATTTTAAAGAGCTTATAGCACATATTCAAAGAGAAATTTCCCTTCAACATCAAGTTTTGATTATTTATCCTTTGGTAGAAGAGAGTAAAGCAATGGATTATGTTTCACTAAAAGAAGGTGAAGAGTTTTGGAGGCGTCATTTTAGTGGAGTTTATGTAACTCACGGCAAAGACAAGCTCAAAGAAGAGGTATTAGAAGAATTTAGAGATAAAGGAAATATTTTGTTAGCAACCACGGTGGTGGAAGTTGGAATTTCTTTGCCAAAACTTTCTACGATTGTGATTGTTGGAGCAGAACGCTTGGGATTGGCGACATTGCATCAATTGCGTGGGAGAGTGAGTAGGAATGGATTAAAGGGGTATTGTTTTTTATATTCTAATCAAGCTAACAATGAGCGTTTAAAGCGATTTTGTCAAATACAAAGCGGATTTGAAGTGGCTCAAATGGATTTAGAGTATCGCAATAGTGGTGATTTGCTAAGTGGAGAACAACAAAGTGGCAAACAATTTGAGTGGATTAATTTGGGGAGTGATGAAAAAGTGATTGAACTTGCTAAAGTAGCGTTAAAAAAGATGAATCAAGAAAATAGACAGAGAAATTAA
- a CDS encoding M16 family metallopeptidase produces the protein MAVELKKMEVKGVEIPILCEKNSQLPLFFIQIVFKGAGGVSNQKNYGLSDVVSSLLNEGTQKLGVTKFAQKLEEKALSLSVGSGLETMSFTLSGMSKEQESGLKYLKDLMQDPNFTPKALQKVKENSLIGILEKENDFDYQANRALSAMLFKGSVLENPLSGTKETLAQMSLEEIEQFYHKYVNLKSAIVIVGGDVDYAKITRSLADLLAILPVGDSVEIKPFSANDKPQTKRQIKETKQAYIYFGSPLNVENLQKESALIKVASFVLGGSGFGSRMMEEVRVKRGLAYSAVMRLEAGKTFSYARGYLQTSLKNEKEAQKLVQEVVNEFVEKGISEQELQEAKQYLLGSEPLRNETLSQRLGSAFNNYYKGLPLDFNAQVLQEIQNLTLKEVNDYIKSHKEITKLTFSVVSAD, from the coding sequence ATGGCAGTGGAATTAAAAAAAATGGAAGTTAAAGGGGTGGAGATTCCTATTTTATGTGAGAAAAATTCACAACTTCCTTTATTTTTTATTCAAATTGTTTTTAAGGGTGCAGGTGGAGTTAGCAATCAAAAAAATTATGGATTATCTGATGTGGTAAGCTCACTTTTAAATGAAGGGACACAAAAGCTTGGTGTAACTAAGTTTGCACAAAAGTTAGAGGAGAAAGCCTTAAGTTTAAGTGTGGGAAGTGGGCTAGAGACAATGAGTTTTACATTAAGTGGAATGAGCAAAGAGCAAGAAAGTGGATTAAAATATTTAAAAGATTTAATGCAAGATCCAAATTTTACTCCCAAGGCTTTACAAAAAGTAAAAGAAAATTCACTCATTGGAATCTTAGAGAAAGAAAATGACTTTGATTATCAAGCTAATCGTGCTTTGAGTGCTATGTTGTTTAAAGGCAGTGTGCTAGAAAATCCATTAAGTGGGACTAAGGAAACTTTAGCGCAAATGTCTTTAGAAGAAATAGAGCAGTTTTATCATAAATATGTAAATTTGAAGTCTGCTATTGTGATTGTGGGCGGTGATGTGGATTATGCTAAAATAACTCGAAGTTTAGCAGATCTTTTAGCAATTCTTCCAGTAGGAGATTCTGTAGAGATTAAGCCATTTAGTGCTAATGATAAGCCTCAAACAAAGCGTCAGATTAAGGAAACTAAGCAAGCTTATATTTATTTTGGATCGCCGCTTAATGTGGAGAATCTTCAAAAAGAAAGTGCGTTAATTAAGGTGGCTTCTTTTGTGCTTGGGGGTAGTGGCTTTGGGAGTCGTATGATGGAAGAGGTGCGTGTAAAAAGAGGTTTAGCTTATTCTGCAGTAATGCGATTAGAAGCAGGGAAAACATTTTCTTATGCAAGAGGATATTTGCAAACGAGTTTAAAAAATGAAAAAGAAGCCCAAAAACTTGTGCAAGAAGTGGTTAATGAATTTGTGGAAAAAGGGATTAGTGAGCAAGAATTGCAAGAAGCAAAGCAATATTTGCTAGGCAGTGAGCCTTTGCGCAATGAAACGCTTTCTCAAAGATTAGGAAGTGCATTTAATAATTATTATAAAGGTCTTCCTTTGGATTTTAACGCACAGGTTTTGCAAGAAATTCAAAATCTTACTTTAAAAGAAGTGAATGATTATATTAAATCCCATAAAGAAATTACAAAACTTACTTTTAGTGTGGTGAGTGCAGATTGA
- the flhA gene encoding flagellar biosynthesis protein FlhA → MAQAGQKASFFSKISPFLSQLTGSKDLTVVFFIVAILAIIIVPLPSALLDFFLAISIALSALIILIALYVKKPTDFSAFPTLLLIVTLFRLSLNIATTRMILSNGHLGPEAVSDIITAFGQFVVGGNYVIGIILFIILVIINFMVVTNGSTRVSEVKARFTLDAMPGKQMAIDADLNTGLIGQEEAKARRDELAAEADFYGSMDGANKFVKGDAIAGIIITLINIIGGFLIGVFQRDMSVADAASTFTILTIGDGLVSQLPALIVSTATGIIVTRFSKEGENFASGIIDQLINESKTLMIVGCILLMFALVPGLPTLSLGFVGLIFLSLALLLNKQKDGEVWKYVESLFQKVRKKETPSEQTTLPQRQAKRGGQTPQNAQQAAPKPQPQESEEERKKREEAEIDKALKVKILRVGLGYQLIKFADPAQGGELVNKIRAIRKTMATEYGILVPMVHLRDDLNLAPDEYQILLKEIEIGKGKIMVDKYLAIASSGFVGELPDGIPTKEPVFGLDAYWIDEDKKEDAIIEGYTIIDGATVISTHIQELIKQYAEELLTRQEVANLISKLGQDYPILAEEIKGVGIGSIQHILKELLHEQIPIKDMLSIAEAIADGYPAYKADLPTLSEYVRACLKRLITHNFQSDDGILRYFVLSPTMEQFLLEKLPDQQKIGQRLRLSPTESQSLLDAINVAYQKGVSMGAVPTIIGGVPMVLRKPLAIFLEQYGFGRNIVVLSTAEIDYQSKFEILGSIDFPV, encoded by the coding sequence TTGGCACAAGCAGGACAAAAAGCATCTTTTTTTAGTAAAATCTCGCCTTTTTTATCACAATTAACAGGTTCTAAAGATTTAACCGTTGTTTTCTTTATTGTGGCAATTTTGGCGATTATTATTGTTCCACTTCCAAGTGCATTACTTGATTTTTTCTTAGCAATCTCCATTGCACTTTCTGCTTTGATTATCCTTATAGCCCTTTATGTTAAAAAACCTACGGATTTTTCGGCTTTTCCTACTTTACTTTTGATTGTTACGCTTTTTAGGCTTTCATTGAACATTGCCACAACAAGAATGATTTTAAGTAATGGGCATTTAGGACCAGAGGCGGTGAGTGATATTATTACGGCTTTTGGGCAGTTTGTTGTGGGTGGAAATTATGTTATTGGAATCATTTTGTTTATCATTTTGGTAATTATTAACTTTATGGTTGTTACCAATGGTTCTACAAGGGTTTCAGAAGTTAAAGCTCGTTTTACGCTTGATGCAATGCCAGGGAAGCAGATGGCAATTGATGCGGATTTAAATACAGGATTAATTGGGCAAGAGGAAGCTAAAGCAAGGCGTGATGAATTGGCAGCGGAAGCGGATTTTTATGGTTCTATGGATGGTGCTAATAAATTTGTAAAGGGTGATGCTATTGCAGGAATCATCATCACGCTTATTAATATTATTGGTGGTTTTTTAATTGGGGTATTTCAGCGTGATATGAGTGTAGCAGATGCAGCCTCCACTTTTACTATTTTGACGATTGGAGATGGATTGGTTTCTCAACTTCCTGCTTTAATTGTCTCTACAGCAACAGGTATTATTGTAACGCGTTTTAGCAAAGAGGGAGAAAATTTCGCCTCTGGAATCATTGATCAGCTCATTAATGAATCAAAAACTCTAATGATTGTAGGTTGTATTTTATTAATGTTTGCTCTTGTTCCTGGATTGCCTACGCTTTCTTTGGGTTTTGTTGGGTTGATATTTTTATCTTTAGCGTTGCTTTTAAATAAACAAAAAGATGGAGAAGTGTGGAAATATGTTGAATCACTTTTCCAAAAAGTGCGTAAAAAAGAAACTCCAAGTGAGCAAACTACACTCCCTCAAAGACAGGCTAAAAGAGGAGGGCAAACTCCTCAAAATGCACAACAAGCAGCACCAAAACCACAACCCCAAGAAAGTGAAGAAGAACGCAAAAAAAGAGAAGAAGCCGAAATTGATAAAGCATTGAAAGTAAAAATCTTGCGTGTAGGGCTTGGTTATCAACTAATTAAATTTGCTGATCCTGCACAAGGTGGAGAATTAGTCAATAAGATTCGAGCAATTCGTAAAACTATGGCAACAGAGTATGGAATCTTAGTGCCTATGGTTCATTTAAGAGATGATTTGAATCTTGCACCTGATGAATACCAAATTTTGCTTAAAGAGATTGAAATCGGTAAGGGTAAGATTATGGTTGATAAATATTTAGCGATTGCTTCAAGTGGATTTGTGGGAGAATTGCCCGATGGGATTCCTACCAAAGAGCCAGTTTTTGGGTTAGATGCTTATTGGATTGATGAAGACAAAAAAGAAGATGCAATCATTGAAGGATATACAATCATCGATGGTGCCACGGTGATTTCAACGCACATTCAAGAGCTAATTAAACAATATGCCGAAGAATTACTCACGCGTCAAGAAGTTGCTAATCTCATTAGTAAGCTTGGGCAAGATTATCCGATTTTGGCAGAAGAGATTAAAGGCGTAGGAATTGGGAGCATCCAGCATATTTTAAAAGAATTATTACACGAGCAGATTCCTATTAAAGATATGCTAAGTATTGCTGAAGCTATTGCCGATGGTTATCCAGCATATAAGGCGGATTTGCCGACTTTGAGCGAATATGTAAGGGCGTGTCTAAAACGCCTAATTACGCATAATTTTCAAAGTGATGATGGAATCTTGCGGTATTTTGTGCTTTCACCTACTATGGAGCAGTTTTTGTTAGAAAAATTGCCCGATCAACAAAAAATCGGTCAAAGATTGCGTTTGAGTCCTACTGAATCACAAAGCCTTTTAGATGCAATTAATGTGGCTTATCAAAAAGGCGTTTCTATGGGGGCTGTGCCAACTATTATTGGCGGTGTGCCTATGGTGCTTAGAAAGCCTTTGGCAATCTTTTTGGAGCAATATGGTTTTGGGCGTAATATCGTAGTTTTAAGCACTGCAGAGATTGATTATCAAAGCAAATTTGAAATTTTGGGAAGTATTGATTTTCCAGTTTAA
- the rpsO gene encoding 30S ribosomal protein S15 has protein sequence MAQDSAKKREITSAFARNPKDTGSVEVQVALLSDRIKTLTEHLKVNKKDHSSRLGLRKIVSHRKRLLSYLKGKDFKRYATLIEKLGLKDRG, from the coding sequence ATGGCTCAAGATTCGGCGAAAAAAAGAGAAATTACTTCTGCTTTTGCTAGAAATCCTAAAGATACAGGTTCAGTTGAAGTGCAAGTCGCACTTTTAAGCGATAGAATCAAAACCCTAACAGAACATTTAAAAGTGAATAAAAAAGATCACTCTAGTCGTTTAGGTTTAAGAAAAATCGTTTCTCATAGAAAAAGATTGCTTAGCTACCTTAAAGGAAAAGATTTCAAACGCTATGCAACCCTTATTGAAAAACTAGGACTAAAAGACAGAGGTTAA